Proteins encoded in a region of the Moritella marina ATCC 15381 genome:
- a CDS encoding conjugal transfer protein TraF has product MSKNGISIGLALAFTSLTSSAASYAPDGRSNAMGNIGVATADYLVAPLYNPALLAVFHESDDVGILLPAIGVNAKDADSSLETINDLQDTIENYENSGSNSADLERDINNYLDDLDGNAPVNVTAGVAFAIAIPSNNVSVSIYGRGYVEAISSIDVYTSSDTTERYEKSTVEVTGFGYSEFGIALAKQYTIYGESFSFGVTPKYQILQTYSDLTSVNDFDLELEDADSEVTAFNFDLGAVWMKNDLRVALAVKDVLAQEIKTTTLGQIYTYEMNPQATLGLAYAVEYFTFGVDVDLTEQTRYVELEDNTQFARVGVEFNAWHWAQLRAGFEHDMQGTMEDSLTAGIGISPFGTLNLDVAGSYGSDNQVGASASLSFTF; this is encoded by the coding sequence ATGTCAAAAAATGGAATTTCAATTGGCCTCGCATTAGCCTTTACATCTTTAACATCATCGGCAGCAAGTTATGCACCTGATGGGCGTTCAAATGCAATGGGTAATATCGGTGTTGCGACTGCAGACTATTTAGTTGCTCCGCTTTATAACCCGGCATTACTTGCCGTGTTTCATGAATCTGATGATGTCGGTATTTTATTACCTGCTATTGGCGTGAATGCAAAGGATGCAGATAGTTCATTAGAAACGATCAATGATTTACAAGATACTATTGAAAATTATGAAAATAGCGGTTCTAATTCCGCTGATTTAGAGCGTGATATTAATAATTATCTAGATGATTTGGACGGTAATGCCCCTGTTAATGTCACTGCTGGTGTTGCATTTGCAATTGCAATTCCTAGTAATAACGTATCAGTTAGCATATATGGTCGTGGCTATGTTGAAGCTATTTCTAGTATAGATGTATATACGTCTAGCGATACAACTGAGCGTTATGAAAAATCAACTGTGGAAGTAACTGGTTTCGGTTATTCTGAATTTGGTATTGCACTCGCTAAACAGTATACAATATACGGTGAATCGTTCTCGTTCGGCGTTACACCTAAATATCAAATTTTACAGACGTATTCAGACCTGACTAGTGTTAATGATTTCGATCTTGAATTAGAAGATGCGGATTCAGAAGTAACTGCGTTTAACTTCGATTTAGGTGCGGTATGGATGAAGAACGATCTCCGCGTTGCATTAGCGGTAAAAGACGTTTTAGCACAAGAGATCAAGACAACAACGCTTGGTCAGATTTACACTTACGAGATGAACCCGCAAGCAACGTTAGGCTTGGCGTATGCAGTGGAGTATTTTACGTTCGGTGTTGATGTTGATTTGACAGAACAAACGCGTTACGTTGAATTGGAAGATAATACGCAGTTCGCACGTGTCGGTGTTGAATTTAATGCATGGCACTGGGCACAATTACGGGCTGGTTTCGAACATGATATGCAAGGCACCATGGAAGACTCATTAACGGCTGGTATTGGTATTAGCCCATTCGGCACGTTAAACCTTGATGTTGCAGGTTCTTACGGCAGCGATAATCAAGTCGGTGCGTCAGCGAGCTTAAGCTTTACATTCTAG
- a CDS encoding AraC family transcriptional regulator, producing MAAILNLSSNQQTSRINDVLNFIHSDISAELPAKQLAEIAAYSEQHFHRVFKNVVGESVHQYIRRSRLEFAANQLMFDTRSSVVTVATKSGFASVSSFSRAFKATFAMSPGEWRSKDLATNTPPYLRDPEIAAAYSRIQSRILPRVQLIELPERHVAYVRHQGYGRSIRLAWQTLMAWANVEGRSYQQQFGLHQSNPAFVGLEQCRYVACLAIDNPLLRRGTVNSMVIPGGLHAVFKLSGKYGELLPYLSKIIEQWLPSSGFKMQSTPAYVHYQKNHFLDDDEQFELQFCLPVSTFF from the coding sequence ATGGCAGCGATTTTGAACCTTTCTTCAAATCAGCAAACATCACGAATCAATGATGTACTCAACTTTATTCATAGTGATATCAGTGCAGAACTGCCCGCAAAGCAGCTCGCAGAGATTGCCGCTTATTCAGAACAACACTTCCATCGGGTGTTTAAAAATGTTGTCGGTGAGTCAGTACATCAGTACATCCGCCGTAGCCGACTAGAATTTGCGGCTAATCAGTTAATGTTTGATACCCGTAGTTCTGTTGTCACTGTCGCCACTAAATCAGGCTTTGCCTCAGTATCTTCTTTTAGCCGTGCATTTAAAGCCACTTTTGCCATGTCTCCTGGTGAATGGCGCAGTAAAGATTTAGCCACCAACACACCACCTTATTTACGCGATCCAGAAATTGCAGCGGCTTATTCACGCATTCAAAGTCGAATATTACCCCGAGTACAACTGATTGAATTACCAGAAAGGCATGTAGCTTATGTGCGCCATCAAGGGTACGGTCGTTCTATTCGTCTTGCTTGGCAAACACTCATGGCGTGGGCGAATGTAGAAGGTAGAAGCTATCAGCAACAATTTGGCTTGCATCAGTCTAACCCTGCGTTTGTCGGTTTAGAACAGTGCCGTTATGTGGCTTGTTTAGCGATAGACAACCCCTTGTTACGCCGTGGTACCGTGAATAGTATGGTGATCCCCGGTGGTTTACATGCGGTGTTTAAACTTTCGGGAAAATATGGTGAGTTACTGCCGTATTTAAGTAAGATCATTGAGCAATGGTTACCCTCATCAGGCTTTAAGATGCAATCGACACCCGCTTATGTGCATTACCAAAAGAATCATTTTTTAGACGATGATGAACAGTTCGAATTACAGTTTTGCTTACCTGTATCGACTTTCTTTTAG
- a CDS encoding ammonium transporter, whose protein sequence is MENVNSAVETLVQSSNTMFILLGAIMVLAMHAGFAFLEVGTVRHKNQVNALVKIMTDFAMSTLAYFFVGYQIAYGMDFFASANELTQNSGYELVKFFFLLTFAAAIPAIISGGVAERAKFYPMLFASVLIVGFVYPFFEGMIWNGNYDFQAWLGATFGAEFHDFAGSVVVHSVGGWIAFAAIMVLGSRQGRYRDGRVIAFAPSNIPFLALGSWILTVGWFGFNVMSAQTLDGISGLVAVNSLMAMVGGTLVAMVVGNKDPGFIHNGPLAGLVAVCAGSDIMHPIGALVVGGVAGGLFVAVFTLVQNKFPKFDDVLGVWPLHGLCGAWGGIAVGIFGSEAFGGLGGVSMMAQIVGTIAGTVVALVGGFLVYGVIDKVVGIRLDEESEYYGADISIHKIGATSMDK, encoded by the coding sequence TTGGAAAACGTTAATAGTGCGGTAGAGACGTTAGTGCAAAGCTCTAACACCATGTTTATTTTGCTGGGTGCAATCATGGTTTTAGCCATGCACGCAGGTTTTGCCTTTTTGGAAGTGGGAACTGTTAGGCATAAGAACCAAGTAAATGCCTTGGTGAAGATCATGACAGATTTTGCCATGTCGACATTGGCTTACTTCTTCGTCGGTTATCAAATTGCTTATGGTATGGACTTTTTTGCCAGTGCCAATGAATTAACGCAAAATAGTGGTTATGAATTAGTTAAATTCTTCTTCTTGCTTACCTTTGCAGCAGCAATACCAGCGATTATTTCCGGTGGTGTGGCTGAGCGTGCCAAATTCTATCCGATGCTATTCGCCTCGGTTTTGATCGTCGGTTTTGTTTATCCTTTTTTTGAAGGCATGATTTGGAATGGTAACTATGACTTTCAAGCTTGGTTAGGCGCAACATTTGGCGCCGAATTTCATGATTTTGCTGGTTCAGTCGTCGTACACAGTGTGGGTGGTTGGATAGCATTTGCTGCCATCATGGTGCTAGGCTCACGTCAGGGACGTTACCGTGATGGTCGCGTGATTGCGTTTGCACCTTCAAATATTCCTTTCTTAGCCTTAGGTTCTTGGATCCTCACTGTTGGTTGGTTTGGTTTTAATGTCATGTCAGCACAAACGTTAGATGGTATCTCTGGCTTAGTGGCGGTGAATAGTTTAATGGCGATGGTCGGCGGCACCTTGGTAGCGATGGTGGTCGGTAACAAAGATCCAGGCTTTATTCATAATGGTCCTTTAGCGGGTTTAGTCGCTGTCTGTGCTGGCTCTGATATCATGCATCCGATTGGTGCGCTGGTTGTTGGTGGTGTCGCTGGTGGTTTATTTGTTGCTGTCTTTACCTTAGTGCAAAATAAATTTCCTAAGTTTGATGATGTACTCGGTGTTTGGCCATTACATGGGCTCTGTGGCGCTTGGGGTGGTATTGCTGTAGGCATATTTGGTAGTGAAGCTTTTGGCGGCCTTGGTGGGGTGAGTATGATGGCACAGATTGTCGGTACTATCGCGGGTACTGTTGTAGCACTTGTTGGTGGTTTCTTGGTGTATGGTGTGATCGATAAAGTGGTCGGTATTCGTCTCGATGAAGAATCTGAATATTATGGTGCTGATATCTCTATCCATAAAATTGGTGCGACATCGATGGATAAATAG
- the frdD gene encoding fumarate reductase subunit FrdD, which translates to MSEMNKKTYVRSHEPIFWGLFGAGGMLTAFLTPVMILITGLLIPLGIIDQGNFNYQTLHGFATTWYGAGIILVLIALPLWHTLHRIFHALHDLGIKRGRDWQQVLSYGFAFAVTVFVFTLLLQMS; encoded by the coding sequence ATGTCTGAAATGAACAAGAAAACCTACGTTCGATCGCATGAGCCGATATTTTGGGGATTGTTTGGTGCTGGTGGCATGTTAACTGCGTTTTTAACACCAGTGATGATTTTAATTACTGGACTGCTAATTCCATTGGGGATCATAGATCAAGGCAACTTTAATTATCAAACCTTGCATGGTTTTGCGACCACTTGGTATGGCGCTGGTATTATATTGGTGTTAATTGCGTTGCCGTTATGGCACACCTTGCACCGTATCTTTCATGCATTACATGATTTAGGGATTAAGCGTGGCCGTGATTGGCAGCAAGTATTGAGCTATGGCTTTGCATTTGCGGTGACGGTGTTTGTATTTACTTTGTTGCTACAAATGAGCTAA
- a CDS encoding formate--tetrahydrofolate ligase, translating into MLSDIEISNQASPQLISDIANKLGILSHELTSFGDAKAKVDPALLKRLVAKQQGKLIIVTAVTPTPHGEGKTVTTIGLTQGLAHIGKKSCACIRQPSMGPVFGVKGGAAGGGYAQVIPMQEMNLHLTGDIHAVSSAHNLAAAALDARLFHETRLSAAEFTRQSEQTALNIDPQQLLWRRVIDHNERSLRHITVGLGAINGPVHDSGFDITAASELMAILALSHDLTDMRKRIGRLVLALDTSANPITAEDLGVAGAMTAIMVEAIKPTLMQTINGQPCLIHAGPFANIAHGNSSIIADKIALKLADFVVTEAGFGSDMGFEKFCNIKVRESDKAPDAAVLVVTLKALKANSGIASDLDINKPDMDRLQAGFSNLNWHINNVAKYGVPVVVAINHFPTDSQAELDWLQHAVTKTAAFGCEISQSFAQGASGAEQLAKTVAAATEQTSNFKFLYDVNTTIISKLLTIAESGYGANNVTLTAQATQQMQRFEALGFSHLPLCIAKTPMSISHDPSIKGIPGDFELPVTELRLNAGAGFITALAGKVMTMPGLNIKPNYLNIDIDDAGHIIGLD; encoded by the coding sequence ATGCTCTCAGATATTGAAATTTCAAATCAAGCAAGCCCTCAGCTTATCTCTGATATAGCGAATAAACTCGGTATCCTTTCTCATGAGCTGACATCATTCGGAGATGCAAAAGCCAAAGTAGACCCAGCTTTACTAAAGCGCTTAGTAGCAAAACAGCAAGGTAAATTAATCATCGTCACAGCAGTTACGCCGACGCCCCACGGTGAAGGTAAAACGGTAACGACTATTGGCCTAACACAGGGACTTGCGCACATAGGTAAAAAGTCATGTGCTTGTATTCGCCAACCTAGTATGGGGCCTGTATTTGGCGTCAAGGGCGGTGCCGCTGGCGGTGGTTACGCGCAAGTGATCCCGATGCAAGAAATGAATTTACACCTAACAGGTGATATTCACGCCGTTAGCAGTGCTCACAACCTAGCAGCAGCGGCGCTAGATGCTCGTCTATTTCATGAAACTCGATTAAGCGCAGCTGAATTTACTCGCCAGTCCGAGCAAACAGCGCTTAATATAGACCCGCAACAACTCCTTTGGCGTCGAGTTATCGATCATAACGAACGTAGTTTGCGCCATATAACCGTTGGTCTTGGCGCTATAAACGGGCCAGTACATGATTCAGGCTTTGATATCACAGCAGCCTCAGAATTAATGGCTATCTTAGCGTTAAGCCATGATTTAACCGACATGCGAAAACGTATTGGTCGCCTTGTGCTTGCGCTTGATACTTCAGCCAACCCGATTACCGCAGAAGACCTTGGTGTTGCAGGGGCAATGACCGCTATTATGGTCGAAGCAATTAAACCGACATTAATGCAGACCATTAACGGCCAACCTTGCCTTATTCACGCAGGTCCATTTGCCAATATAGCCCACGGTAACTCCTCTATTATTGCCGATAAGATCGCGCTAAAACTGGCCGATTTTGTCGTGACCGAAGCTGGTTTTGGTTCAGATATGGGATTTGAAAAATTCTGTAATATTAAAGTGAGAGAGTCAGATAAAGCACCCGATGCCGCAGTGCTCGTCGTGACGCTAAAAGCGCTTAAGGCTAATAGTGGTATAGCGAGTGATCTCGATATAAATAAACCTGATATGGACAGACTACAAGCAGGGTTTAGTAACTTAAATTGGCATATCAATAATGTGGCTAAATATGGCGTACCTGTTGTCGTCGCTATCAACCACTTCCCTACAGACAGCCAAGCAGAACTCGATTGGTTACAACATGCAGTAACTAAAACAGCTGCATTTGGTTGTGAAATAAGCCAGTCATTTGCCCAAGGTGCCAGTGGCGCGGAGCAGCTCGCTAAGACAGTCGCAGCCGCTACAGAGCAAACCAGCAACTTTAAATTTCTCTATGATGTAAATACGACAATCATCAGTAAGCTGCTCACCATTGCTGAAAGTGGCTATGGCGCTAATAACGTCACACTAACGGCACAAGCAACTCAGCAAATGCAGCGATTTGAGGCGCTTGGGTTCTCTCACTTACCACTGTGTATAGCTAAAACGCCGATGTCTATCAGCCATGATCCTAGCATTAAAGGCATACCTGGTGATTTTGAATTGCCCGTTACCGAGTTGAGATTGAATGCTGGCGCAGGTTTTATTACTGCGCTTGCAGGGAAAGTCATGACGATGCCCGGACTGAATATCAAGCCTAATTATCTTAATATTGATATTGACGATGCCGGCCATATTATTGGCTTAGATTAA
- a CDS encoding succinate dehydrogenase/fumarate reductase iron-sulfur subunit, whose amino-acid sequence MTQPTMKIDIQRYRPEMDEKPFMQTFELPYKADMSVLEALQYIKDNLDSSISFRWSCRMAICGSCGLMVDGVPKLGCKAFLRDYYPKTLTLKPLANFPIERDLVAVMDDFIKKLEEIKPYIIPAKTASNEKKCLSDGAYKQTPEQMEKYKKYSMCINCGLCYSACPQYALDKKFTGPAALALLARYNRDSRDAGKAERMKIVNQEEGVWGCTFVGYCSVVCPKGVDPAGAIQLLKVESSKDYLIGMFKPEPA is encoded by the coding sequence ATGACTCAGCCAACGATGAAAATTGATATTCAGCGTTACCGTCCAGAGATGGATGAAAAACCGTTTATGCAAACTTTTGAACTGCCTTACAAAGCAGATATGTCAGTGTTAGAAGCGCTGCAATATATTAAAGATAATCTTGATAGCAGCATCAGTTTCCGCTGGTCTTGTCGTATGGCTATTTGCGGCAGTTGTGGTTTGATGGTTGACGGTGTGCCGAAACTGGGTTGTAAAGCTTTTTTACGTGATTATTATCCTAAAACACTGACTTTAAAGCCTTTAGCTAACTTTCCGATTGAGCGTGATTTAGTCGCCGTTATGGATGATTTCATTAAGAAACTGGAAGAGATAAAGCCTTATATTATCCCTGCAAAAACCGCATCAAACGAAAAGAAATGCTTATCTGACGGTGCTTATAAACAAACACCAGAGCAAATGGAGAAATATAAAAAGTACTCCATGTGCATTAACTGTGGTTTGTGTTACTCAGCGTGTCCGCAGTACGCATTAGACAAGAAATTTACCGGTCCTGCAGCACTGGCATTACTTGCGCGTTATAACCGTGACAGTCGTGATGCTGGTAAAGCAGAACGTATGAAAATTGTTAATCAAGAAGAAGGCGTTTGGGGTTGTACGTTTGTTGGTTATTGTTCAGTTGTTTGTCCAAAAGGGGTTGATCCTGCTGGAGCGATTCAACTTCTGAAAGTTGAGAGCAGTAAAGATTATCTAATTGGCATGTTTAAACCTGAGCCAGCATAG
- a CDS encoding alpha/beta hydrolase family protein, giving the protein MINKVEIETADGYQLIGSEFKPACSNGRVVIINGATGVLRKYYQPYAEFLCQQGFTILTYDYRGIGDSKQASVNAKPASMIHWGQLDMDAVLTWTQNHYSEMKIAGVGHSIGGQLLGMTPNNNRYTSFLNIAAQQIHWKNWERKDQPLSVLFFYCVLPLFFSANKGLPKWVLGAEYLPKQVIRDWSRFGRKPFYTDEQGNELHDGYHRYTGNMRFYAMADDNRFAPPSCVKALQLHFKNAPSDMIVVDPKKVGMRSIDHFGFFKRSMSESVWQDTSNWLASSS; this is encoded by the coding sequence ATGATAAATAAAGTAGAAATTGAAACCGCGGATGGTTATCAACTTATCGGCAGTGAATTTAAACCAGCGTGCAGTAATGGGCGCGTGGTCATTATAAATGGTGCGACAGGGGTGTTGCGTAAGTATTATCAACCCTATGCTGAATTTTTATGCCAGCAAGGCTTTACCATTCTCACCTATGACTATCGTGGTATTGGCGACAGTAAACAAGCGAGTGTGAATGCCAAACCTGCCAGCATGATACATTGGGGACAATTGGATATGGACGCGGTGCTGACATGGACACAAAACCATTATTCCGAAATGAAAATTGCCGGTGTTGGCCATTCTATCGGTGGGCAACTACTGGGCATGACACCAAATAACAATCGTTATACATCATTTCTTAATATTGCTGCACAGCAAATTCATTGGAAAAACTGGGAACGTAAAGACCAGCCATTATCTGTATTGTTTTTTTATTGTGTCTTACCATTATTTTTCAGTGCTAATAAGGGCTTACCAAAGTGGGTTCTTGGGGCGGAGTATTTACCCAAACAAGTGATCCGCGATTGGAGTCGCTTTGGCCGCAAGCCTTTCTATACAGATGAGCAAGGTAATGAGTTACATGATGGCTATCACCGCTATACTGGTAATATGCGTTTTTATGCTATGGCAGATGACAATCGATTTGCACCACCGAGCTGCGTTAAAGCACTGCAGTTGCATTTTAAAAATGCACCGTCTGATATGATCGTCGTCGACCCGAAAAAAGTGGGGATGAGATCGATAGATCATTTTGGGTTCTTTAAACGTTCAATGTCTGAATCCGTATGGCAAGACACGTCAAATTGGTTAGCTTCATCTTCGTAG
- a CDS encoding PLP-dependent aminotransferase family protein: MQLAKSLQAIKPSYIREILSVANSADVISLAGGLPDGDHFPLALMEQSILQLSSRAELFQYGNTAGYAPLLAYFHECYQLSDAQDALVCTGSQQGLDLIARAFLDAGDKVVMEAPSYLGALQVFGLAQASIESIQQREDGPDLQELEQCFANKTIKMFYAVPDFHNPTGVCWSLDVRKKVAQLCQQYNVALIEDAPYRELRFSGTELPLVSSFCPEHAIVLRSYSKIATPGIRLGLASGPKAWISALERVKQGADLHSSQPMQAVLLDLLQHADFPKHLDGLRQLYRQRYQYLADLLTAQLPANCQFESVEGGMFIWLSLPVGCHVDRLAKDMLEVGVAVVPSSVFYQSAEGTKPAFRLNFTNACDSDLALAVSRLVQVLASVK; the protein is encoded by the coding sequence ATGCAGTTAGCGAAATCATTGCAGGCAATTAAACCATCTTATATCCGAGAAATTTTGAGTGTCGCTAACTCGGCAGATGTCATCTCATTAGCGGGGGGATTACCAGATGGTGATCACTTTCCATTAGCGCTAATGGAACAGAGTATTCTGCAATTGAGTTCCCGTGCAGAATTATTCCAATACGGCAATACGGCTGGTTATGCTCCGTTATTGGCTTATTTCCACGAATGTTATCAATTATCTGATGCACAAGATGCATTAGTGTGTACCGGTTCGCAGCAAGGCTTAGATTTGATTGCCCGTGCCTTTTTAGATGCGGGTGACAAAGTGGTGATGGAAGCGCCGAGTTATCTAGGTGCTTTACAGGTATTTGGATTAGCACAGGCTAGCATTGAAAGTATTCAGCAGCGTGAAGACGGCCCTGATTTACAAGAGTTAGAACAATGTTTTGCGAATAAAACCATTAAGATGTTTTACGCGGTACCGGATTTTCATAATCCGACCGGGGTATGTTGGTCGCTTGACGTTCGTAAAAAAGTAGCGCAGCTATGTCAGCAGTATAATGTCGCGCTGATTGAAGATGCCCCTTACCGTGAATTACGTTTTTCAGGTACTGAGTTACCTTTGGTATCGAGTTTTTGTCCTGAGCATGCAATTGTACTGCGTTCATATTCTAAGATCGCGACACCGGGTATTCGTTTAGGGTTAGCGAGTGGCCCTAAAGCATGGATTTCGGCACTAGAGCGAGTTAAACAGGGCGCTGATTTACATTCGAGCCAACCGATGCAAGCAGTGTTATTAGATCTATTACAACATGCCGATTTTCCAAAACATTTAGATGGACTACGTCAATTATACCGCCAGCGTTATCAATATTTAGCAGATTTATTAACCGCACAATTACCAGCTAATTGCCAGTTTGAATCAGTTGAAGGCGGCATGTTCATTTGGCTGTCGCTACCAGTTGGTTGTCATGTGGATAGATTAGCTAAAGATATGCTTGAAGTCGGTGTTGCTGTTGTACCTAGTTCGGTATTTTATCAATCAGCAGAGGGAACAAAACCGGCATTTAGATTAAACTTTACCAATGCTTGTGACTCCGATCTCGCATTAGCAGTTAGCCGTTTAGTACAAGTATTGGCAAGTGTGAAATAG
- the yegD gene encoding molecular chaperone, whose protein sequence is MFVGFDYGTSNCAVGYVNNANPELVSLGQGSSYLASTLYASHRNMIPNWVARNLPDSVAKPNYLQLRRGPIQAGSNLIHEGYEDQLFFGQEALDTYLEDPEEGYYIKSPKSFLGATSLSQTQLALMEDVVTAMICNIKNKAESQLDKQITQVVMGKPVNFQGIRGEESNKQALSLLTTAAQRAGFKDIEFLYEPLAAGFNYEQSLTKEKTVLVVDIGGGTTDCSLLKMGPENYGLSDRFQHVLGYSGERIGGNDFDIHFAQKSLMPLFGLGSDLVNGLPMPVKPFWDAVAINDIGSQTDFYSQRSLIALKDLYKNAEQKELIARLLNVQQQKQTYQVVNLAEQMKKQLSQDSSTIADLSFVESALTLPLDRQALEIANAPQLAKIKALMDETITLAQTTPDVIFVTGGTAKSPIIFQYIQQHYPNSEIIIGDHFGSVTKGLTRWAEKLFS, encoded by the coding sequence ATGTTTGTCGGTTTTGACTACGGTACTTCTAACTGTGCTGTTGGGTATGTTAACAATGCTAATCCTGAACTGGTTTCTCTTGGCCAGGGCAGCTCTTATCTCGCATCTACATTATATGCTTCGCATCGTAATATGATCCCGAACTGGGTCGCACGCAACTTACCTGACTCAGTAGCAAAACCTAACTATCTGCAATTACGTCGCGGACCAATTCAAGCGGGTAGCAACCTCATTCATGAAGGCTATGAAGATCAACTTTTCTTCGGCCAAGAAGCCCTTGATACTTATTTAGAAGACCCTGAAGAAGGTTATTACATCAAGTCGCCAAAATCATTTTTAGGCGCGACGAGTTTAAGTCAAACGCAACTCGCACTAATGGAAGATGTAGTCACTGCGATGATCTGCAATATTAAAAATAAAGCAGAATCGCAATTAGACAAGCAAATAACCCAAGTTGTCATGGGTAAACCGGTCAACTTCCAGGGTATTAGAGGCGAAGAAAGTAACAAACAAGCCTTATCCCTGTTAACGACAGCAGCGCAACGTGCTGGCTTTAAAGATATTGAATTTCTGTATGAACCGCTTGCTGCTGGCTTTAATTACGAACAAAGTCTAACGAAAGAAAAGACCGTGCTTGTGGTCGATATAGGTGGTGGTACGACGGATTGCTCATTACTCAAGATGGGACCGGAAAATTACGGTCTGAGCGATCGTTTTCAACATGTATTGGGGTATTCAGGCGAACGTATTGGTGGTAATGATTTTGATATTCATTTTGCCCAAAAATCATTAATGCCATTATTTGGTCTCGGTTCAGACCTCGTCAATGGCTTACCTATGCCAGTAAAACCATTCTGGGATGCAGTAGCCATTAATGACATTGGCAGTCAAACAGACTTTTATAGCCAACGCAGTCTGATTGCATTAAAAGATTTATATAAAAACGCCGAGCAAAAAGAATTGATTGCACGCTTACTGAATGTACAGCAACAAAAGCAAACTTATCAAGTAGTTAATCTTGCAGAGCAGATGAAAAAGCAACTTTCACAAGATAGCAGTACAATCGCAGATTTAAGCTTTGTTGAAAGCGCTCTAACCTTACCGTTAGATCGCCAAGCGTTAGAAATAGCGAATGCACCACAGCTAGCAAAAATTAAAGCGTTAATGGATGAAACCATCACGCTCGCACAAACAACACCGGATGTGATCTTTGTGACAGGTGGTACGGCTAAGTCGCCAATCATTTTCCAATATATTCAACAGCATTACCCTAACAGTGAAATCATTATTGGTGATCACTTTGGCAGTGTAACCAAAGGTTTAACCCGTTGGGCTGAGAAGCTTTTCTCTTAA